One part of the Bacteroidia bacterium genome encodes these proteins:
- a CDS encoding ABC transporter permease yields MNKILLIIQREYLTRVKKKSFIIMTLLGPILTAGVFIVPVLLASQKQEKQKIEVIDDSFLFVDNIQGNDNINFDYPPVSIEQARQGFYNTNYAAILYIPKDVIDGHVPVSLFYKKEPGTGTEDYIKSSIDKTIFSLKLRKNNINQDEIENAKTSVDLLTIQQSESGKAVKTNTGLFMGIGYAAGMLIYFFIFLYGVQVMSGVVEEKTSRIIEVIISSVKPFQLMMGKIIGVALVGLTQFILWVVLSFGIYSYAQSTVLSKINQDYQTETQQQQQVFKKGSDLKTIAANKTHLPNQLNSILDGLDSINITDIVLCFLFYFLGGYLLYSALFAAVGAAIDSEADKQQFMMPITLPLIFSIVMASTVVQNPNSSISFWLSMIPFTSPIIMMVRLPFGVPMWQVGLSMTCLVAGFIFTTWLAGRIYRIGILMYGKKITYGELWKWLFYKG; encoded by the coding sequence ATGAATAAAATACTTCTTATCATACAACGCGAATACCTCACACGAGTTAAGAAAAAGTCGTTTATTATTATGACTTTGTTAGGACCCATTTTAACGGCGGGTGTTTTTATTGTGCCGGTTTTATTGGCTTCTCAAAAGCAAGAAAAACAAAAGATAGAAGTGATTGATGACAGTTTTTTGTTTGTCGATAACATTCAAGGAAATGACAATATCAATTTTGACTATCCGCCTGTTTCTATCGAACAAGCACGCCAAGGTTTTTACAATACCAATTACGCAGCCATTTTATACATCCCGAAAGATGTGATAGACGGGCACGTTCCGGTGAGTTTATTTTATAAAAAAGAACCTGGTACAGGAACGGAAGATTATATTAAAAGCAGTATCGACAAAACTATTTTCAGTTTAAAATTGAGAAAAAATAATATCAATCAAGACGAAATTGAAAATGCAAAAACATCTGTTGATTTGCTCACTATACAACAATCCGAATCAGGCAAAGCGGTTAAAACAAATACCGGTTTGTTTATGGGAATTGGTTATGCGGCGGGAATGCTTATTTATTTTTTTATTTTTCTTTACGGAGTTCAAGTAATGTCGGGCGTTGTAGAAGAAAAAACAAGTCGCATTATCGAAGTAATTATTTCTTCTGTAAAACCTTTTCAACTGATGATGGGAAAAATTATCGGCGTGGCATTGGTAGGATTAACACAGTTTATTCTATGGGTAGTCTTGAGTTTTGGAATTTATTCTTACGCACAATCAACCGTTCTCAGTAAAATAAATCAAGATTATCAAACGGAAACCCAACAACAACAACAAGTATTTAAAAAAGGGTCTGATTTGAAAACCATTGCTGCCAACAAAACACATTTACCAAATCAATTGAATAGCATTTTGGACGGACTCGATTCCATCAATATTACGGATATTGTATTGTGCTTTTTATTTTATTTCCTTGGCGGATATTTATTGTACAGTGCCTTGTTTGCTGCTGTTGGTGCAGCTATTGATAGCGAAGCAGACAAACAGCAATTCATGATGCCGATTACATTGCCACTTATTTTTTCCATTGTGATGGCGTCTACCGTCGTGCAAAATCCAAATAGTTCCATCTCTTTTTGGCTCTCCATGATTCCGTTTACCTCGCCGATAATTATGATGGTTCGTTTGCCTTTTGGAGTCCCAATGTGGCAAGTAGGGCTTTCCATGACATGTTTAGTTGCCGGATTTATTTTTACAACTTGGCTTGCTGGAAGAATTTACCGCATCGGAATTTTGATGTATGGAAAAAAAATTACCTACGGAGAACTCTGGAAATGGCTTTTCTACAAAGGTTAA
- a CDS encoding exopolyphosphatase, protein MRIAIIDLGTNTFNLLIAEIFPDGHKRIFNTKVSVKLGEGAINKGFIAAVPFQRGIIALIEYKKIILEHRVEKIISIATSAIRSASNGKEFIQEAKKNAGIDIEMISGDREAELIYYGTRKALNIGNSNALIMDIGGGSTEFIIANNEKIVWKKSFLLGAARLLEKFSPSEPISKKEILELENYLRAELFDLEMALKKFPVAELIGSSGVFDTFAEMCVLQFHPKILLHEHTEYIFDLNEFEKIHQQIIRSTKEERHCTPGLIEMRVDMVVISSIFVNLILKNFFLKKMRLSAYALKEGVLWEILHTKTL, encoded by the coding sequence ATGCGCATTGCCATCATCGATTTAGGCACCAATACGTTTAATTTGCTCATCGCGGAAATTTTTCCCGATGGACACAAAAGAATATTCAATACTAAAGTTTCTGTCAAATTAGGCGAAGGTGCCATTAATAAAGGCTTTATCGCAGCCGTTCCTTTTCAGCGCGGCATTATTGCTTTAATCGAATACAAAAAAATAATTTTAGAACATCGCGTTGAAAAAATAATTTCCATCGCTACTTCTGCCATCCGAAGCGCTTCTAACGGAAAAGAATTTATTCAAGAAGCAAAAAAAAATGCAGGCATTGATATTGAAATGATTTCTGGCGATCGCGAAGCAGAATTAATTTATTACGGCACACGCAAAGCCTTGAACATTGGCAATAGCAACGCTTTGATTATGGACATTGGCGGAGGTAGTACCGAATTTATCATCGCCAACAACGAAAAAATAGTTTGGAAAAAAAGTTTTTTGCTCGGTGCTGCACGCTTGCTCGAAAAATTTTCTCCATCAGAACCTATTTCTAAAAAAGAAATTTTAGAACTCGAAAATTATTTAAGAGCGGAACTTTTTGATTTGGAAATGGCTCTGAAAAAATTCCCTGTGGCTGAATTAATAGGTTCTTCGGGCGTGTTCGATACCTTTGCTGAAATGTGTGTTCTTCAATTTCATCCAAAAATTTTATTGCACGAACATACCGAATATATTTTTGATTTGAATGAGTTTGAGAAAATCCATCAACAAATTATTCGTTCTACAAAAGAAGAGCGTCATTGCACTCCGGGGCTCATTGAAATGCGTGTGGATATGGTCGTCATCTCCAGCATTTTTGTAAATTTAATTTTGAAAAATTTCTTTTTGAAAAAAATGCGACTCTCCGCCTACGCTTTAAAAGAAGGCGTTTTATGGGAAATTCTTCATACAAAAACACTTTAA
- a CDS encoding sigma-54 dependent transcriptional regulator produces the protein MAKILIIDDEKSIRKALRDILEYEKYKVDDAADGAEGLVFFEKEKYDVILCDIKMPKMDGMEVLQKITALNNDVPVVMISGHGNIETAVEAVKKGAFDFIEKPLDLNRLLVTIRNALDKSTLVTETKVLKKKISKTFDMIGESKGISQIKEMIERVAPTDARVLITGGNGTGKELVARWLHEKSTRAAAPLIEVNCAAIPSELIESELFGHEKGAFTSAINQRKGKFEQAEGGTLFLDEIGDMSLSAQAKVLRALQENKIARVGGDKEIKVNVRVIAATNKDLKKEIANGNFREDLYHRLSVILIHVPSLNDRKDDIPLLAEHFLKLICEDYRMPQKNFSKEAIKELQKINWTGNIREFRNVVERLIILCDKTITDKDISSYARPLNAN, from the coding sequence ATGGCAAAAATTTTAATTATTGACGATGAAAAAAGTATTCGCAAAGCATTGCGAGATATTTTAGAATACGAGAAATACAAAGTAGACGATGCCGCTGATGGCGCGGAAGGACTTGTCTTTTTTGAGAAAGAAAAATACGATGTTATCTTGTGCGACATTAAAATGCCGAAAATGGATGGCATGGAAGTACTTCAAAAAATAACAGCTCTTAATAACGATGTTCCAGTGGTGATGATTTCTGGACACGGAAATATTGAAACTGCAGTGGAAGCCGTAAAAAAAGGAGCATTTGATTTTATCGAAAAACCGCTTGATCTCAATCGTTTGTTAGTAACTATCCGCAATGCGCTGGACAAATCTACACTCGTAACGGAAACAAAAGTATTGAAGAAAAAAATTTCTAAAACTTTTGATATGATTGGCGAATCGAAAGGTATTTCGCAAATAAAGGAAATGATTGAACGTGTAGCTCCGACCGATGCGCGCGTATTAATAACAGGAGGAAACGGGACGGGAAAAGAATTGGTGGCGCGTTGGTTGCACGAAAAAAGCACTCGCGCTGCTGCACCTTTAATAGAAGTAAATTGTGCCGCTATTCCAAGCGAATTGATTGAAAGCGAATTATTCGGACACGAAAAAGGTGCCTTTACTTCTGCCATTAATCAACGAAAAGGAAAATTTGAACAAGCGGAAGGCGGAACACTTTTCTTAGATGAAATTGGCGATATGAGTCTTTCTGCACAAGCAAAAGTATTGCGCGCATTGCAAGAAAATAAAATTGCGCGTGTAGGTGGCGACAAAGAAATAAAAGTGAATGTGCGCGTGATTGCCGCTACCAACAAGGATTTGAAAAAAGAAATTGCTAACGGAAATTTTCGTGAAGATTTATACCATCGCCTCAGCGTCATTTTAATTCATGTGCCTTCCTTGAACGATAGAAAGGATGATATTCCTTTGTTGGCAGAACATTTTTTAAAATTAATTTGCGAAGATTATCGGATGCCACAAAAAAATTTCTCGAAAGAAGCCATCAAAGAATTGCAAAAAATAAATTGGACAGGAAATATTCGAGAGTTCAGAAATGTGGTGGAACGCTTAATTATATTGTGCGATAAAACTATTACGGATAAAGACATTTCGTCTTACGCGCGACCTTTAAATGCGAATTAA
- a CDS encoding DinB family protein, whose amino-acid sequence MIQLQAGDYPPYFEKYVQLIPEKDPLKVMEKNIFLMEEFVKKIPVEKEDFRYAPDKWTVKEVIGHITDTERIMAYRALRIARNDKKNMEGFDDNAFVANANFSSQNIKNLLSEFILVRKSNIALFSSFTDEMLQRKGLASGNEVTTLAMMYFIPAHEIHHLNFLKEMYL is encoded by the coding sequence ATGATTCAACTGCAAGCAGGAGATTATCCTCCGTATTTTGAAAAATACGTTCAGCTTATTCCGGAAAAAGATCCGTTAAAAGTGATGGAGAAAAATATTTTTTTGATGGAAGAATTTGTAAAAAAAATTCCTGTTGAAAAAGAAGATTTCCGTTATGCCCCTGACAAATGGACAGTAAAAGAAGTCATCGGACACATTACTGACACCGAGAGAATAATGGCTTATCGAGCACTTCGCATTGCACGAAACGACAAGAAAAATATGGAAGGATTTGATGACAATGCGTTTGTTGCCAATGCCAATTTCAGTTCTCAAAATATCAAAAATTTATTGAGCGAATTTATACTTGTTCGAAAATCAAACATCGCTTTATTTTCATCTTTTACAGATGAAATGCTGCAACGAAAGGGACTTGCAAGTGGAAATGAAGTTACGACACTTGCCATGATGTATTTTATTCCGGCACACGAAATTCATCATTTGAATTTTTTAAAAGAAATGTATTTGTAA
- a CDS encoding DUF5606 domain-containing protein has translation MDLSGIISIGGMSGLYKVVAQSKNGIIVESLVDKKRIPAYSNYKISGLEEISVFSTGDDIPLKEVFTKIADKEKLGAAIEHKAAEADLKKYFLEALPNYDQERVHISDIRKVIQWYNILQKSGWLKKEEEKKESDKEGVDVKAALEEKSKIVIPKVKSKETSRVKTSSSKVKPQTVRKNGA, from the coding sequence ATGGATTTAAGCGGAATAATCTCAATTGGTGGAATGAGCGGACTTTACAAAGTAGTGGCTCAATCAAAAAATGGAATCATAGTTGAATCGTTGGTGGATAAAAAAAGGATTCCTGCATATTCAAATTATAAAATCAGTGGCTTGGAGGAAATTAGTGTTTTTTCTACTGGTGATGATATCCCTTTGAAAGAAGTATTTACTAAAATTGCAGACAAAGAAAAACTCGGTGCAGCCATTGAACACAAAGCTGCTGAAGCAGATCTGAAAAAATATTTTTTGGAAGCACTTCCAAATTATGATCAAGAACGTGTGCATATTTCTGACATTCGCAAAGTGATTCAATGGTATAATATTCTTCAAAAAAGCGGTTGGCTGAAAAAAGAAGAAGAGAAAAAAGAAAGCGATAAAGAAGGCGTGGACGTAAAAGCAGCTTTGGAAGAAAAATCAAAAATCGTTATTCCGAAAGTAAAATCGAAAGAAACAAGTCGTGTAAAAACAAGTTCTTCGAAAGTAAAACCACAAACTGTTCGTAAAAACGGAGCTTAA
- the dprA gene encoding DNA-processing protein DprA: MDEETKYQIAVTFLPNIGGTRAKSLIAYCGSPEAIFKEKKSLLLKIPGIGETVANSIIQNDALKKADEEMVFIQQNEITPIFFLEDNFPQRLKHCQDSPILLYYKGNAELNTSKVLSIVGTRRATEYGKKICEQMVETLAPYDVLIVSGLAHGIDGCAHKAALANNLDTVGVFAHGLDRVYPAAHKNLAKKILSSGALLTEFPSGTNPDREHFPSRNRIVAGMADAVLVVESAKGGGSLITADIANTYNRDVFAVPGRVGDEFSEGCNFLIRNNKAALVQSAQDILYLMGWEENPAKKIPKQTAMFKNLSKEEEHIFTILKEKGSVGIDDICFNTQMPMSKVSALLLHLEFSGMVKSLPGKMYEIN, encoded by the coding sequence ATGGACGAAGAAACAAAATATCAAATTGCCGTTACCTTTTTACCCAATATTGGCGGCACGCGCGCGAAGAGTTTGATTGCTTATTGTGGTAGTCCGGAAGCAATTTTTAAAGAGAAAAAATCGCTTTTATTGAAAATCCCAGGGATTGGTGAGACTGTTGCCAATTCTATTATTCAGAACGATGCCTTGAAAAAGGCAGACGAAGAAATGGTATTCATTCAGCAAAATGAAATTACTCCTATTTTTTTTCTCGAAGATAATTTTCCGCAACGTTTAAAACATTGTCAGGATAGTCCGATTTTGCTTTATTACAAAGGCAATGCGGAATTAAATACCTCCAAAGTTTTGAGTATTGTAGGTACGCGCAGAGCCACCGAATACGGCAAAAAAATCTGCGAACAAATGGTAGAAACATTAGCGCCTTACGACGTTTTAATTGTAAGCGGCTTGGCACACGGAATTGATGGCTGCGCACACAAAGCAGCACTCGCAAATAATTTGGACACCGTTGGTGTATTTGCGCATGGCTTGGACAGAGTGTATCCAGCGGCGCATAAAAATCTCGCTAAAAAAATATTGAGTAGCGGCGCTTTACTCACGGAATTCCCGAGCGGCACCAACCCCGATAGAGAGCATTTTCCGAGTCGTAACCGCATTGTTGCAGGTATGGCGGATGCTGTATTGGTGGTAGAATCCGCGAAAGGCGGCGGTTCGCTGATTACTGCAGACATTGCAAATACCTATAATCGCGATGTTTTCGCCGTTCCGGGAAGAGTGGGCGATGAATTTTCAGAAGGATGTAATTTTTTGATTCGTAATAACAAAGCGGCTTTGGTACAATCGGCGCAAGATATTTTGTATTTGATGGGTTGGGAAGAAAATCCTGCAAAAAAAATTCCGAAACAAACTGCCATGTTTAAAAATCTTAGTAAAGAAGAAGAACATATTTTCACTATTCTGAAGGAAAAAGGAAGTGTGGGAATTGACGATATTTGCTTTAACACGCAAATGCCGATGAGCAAAGTTTCCGCGCTGTTGCTTCATTTGGAGTTTTCTGGAATGGTAAAATCCTTACCGGGAAAAATGTATGAAATCAATTGA